Proteins from a single region of Haloarcula laminariae:
- a CDS encoding MutS-related protein, which yields MRLEEYWGIGPKTSELLTEELGVERAIEAIESADTRTLTAAGLSRGRATRILRRATAAESMDLLATRDTRDVYKELLDLAEEYAVTDDAADRVRVLTPLPTRERMESRLDDVLAARDTWAGLADSDQRAILSAFSDHDAGGERAAVETALALQATGVDSGVFERVAALDADALDDARAALAGLGGDGDRVGEGADEELDRLRDHHGQVEDLAASAPDVVEAIKETARRPDEFQDALVRHVTGETGIEAARVRDAMPEGATDARDFVDAALRELRRSLGAAVEEREETVAEKLSEALEAARPTIDEAVSAVGDLALSVSLARFALAYDLRRPTFVDRDTVAVRRARNLALSDADGVQPVTYAVGDHTLDVERANAPPTGDRVAVLTGANSGGKTTLLETLCQVQLLAQMGLPVPAEAAEVGVVDTVVFHRRHASFNAGVLESTLRSVVPPLSGDDRTLMLVDEFEAITEPGSAANLLHGLVTLTVERGALGVFVTHLAADLEPLPEVARTDGIFAEGLDPELELRVDYQPRFGTVGKSTPEFIVSRLVANAGDPIERSSFETLAQAVGEEAVQRTLSDAMWTDDA from the coding sequence ATGCGACTGGAGGAGTACTGGGGCATCGGCCCGAAGACGTCCGAGCTACTGACCGAGGAACTGGGCGTGGAGCGGGCCATCGAGGCCATCGAATCGGCGGACACGCGGACGCTCACCGCGGCCGGGCTCTCGCGGGGCCGGGCGACGCGCATCCTCCGCCGGGCGACCGCCGCCGAGTCGATGGACCTGCTGGCGACCCGGGACACCCGGGACGTGTACAAGGAACTGCTGGACCTCGCCGAGGAGTACGCCGTCACCGACGACGCGGCCGACCGCGTCCGCGTGCTGACGCCGCTTCCGACCCGCGAGCGCATGGAGTCGCGGCTGGACGACGTGCTGGCCGCCAGGGACACGTGGGCCGGACTCGCCGACAGCGACCAGCGGGCGATACTGTCGGCCTTTTCGGACCACGACGCGGGCGGCGAGCGGGCGGCCGTCGAGACGGCGCTGGCCCTGCAGGCCACCGGCGTGGATTCGGGCGTCTTCGAGCGAGTGGCGGCGCTGGACGCCGACGCGCTCGACGACGCTCGGGCCGCGCTGGCCGGCCTCGGCGGCGACGGGGACCGCGTGGGCGAGGGCGCCGACGAGGAGCTGGACCGGCTTCGGGACCACCACGGGCAGGTCGAAGACCTCGCGGCGTCCGCGCCCGACGTGGTCGAGGCAATCAAGGAAACCGCCCGCCGGCCCGACGAGTTCCAGGACGCGCTGGTCCGTCACGTCACCGGCGAGACGGGCATCGAGGCCGCCCGCGTCCGCGACGCGATGCCGGAGGGCGCGACCGACGCGCGGGACTTCGTCGACGCCGCGCTCCGGGAGCTCCGGCGGTCGCTGGGAGCCGCCGTCGAGGAACGGGAGGAAACGGTGGCCGAAAAGCTGAGCGAGGCCCTCGAAGCGGCCCGGCCGACCATCGACGAGGCCGTCTCGGCCGTCGGCGACCTCGCGCTCTCGGTGTCGCTGGCCCGCTTCGCGCTGGCGTACGACCTCCGCCGACCGACCTTCGTCGACCGCGACACCGTCGCCGTCAGGCGGGCGCGCAACCTCGCGCTGTCCGACGCCGACGGCGTCCAGCCGGTGACCTACGCCGTCGGCGACCACACCCTCGACGTAGAGCGGGCCAACGCCCCGCCCACCGGCGACCGCGTGGCGGTGCTGACCGGCGCGAACTCCGGCGGGAAGACCACCCTGCTGGAGACGCTGTGTCAGGTGCAGTTGCTCGCACAGATGGGGCTGCCCGTCCCCGCCGAGGCGGCGGAGGTCGGCGTCGTCGACACCGTCGTCTTCCACCGCCGGCACGCCTCGTTCAACGCGGGCGTGCTGGAGTCGACGCTGCGCTCGGTGGTCCCGCCGCTGTCGGGCGACGACCGGACGCTGATGCTGGTCGACGAGTTCGAGGCCATCACGGAGCCGGGGTCGGCCGCGAACCTGCTGCACGGGCTCGTGACGCTGACCGTCGAGCGGGGCGCGCTGGGCGTGTTCGTCACGCACCTCGCGGCCGACCTCGAACCGCTGCCCGAGGTCGCTCGAACGGACGGCATCTTCGCCGAGGGGCTGGACCCGGAGCTGGAGTTGCGCGTCGACTACCAGCCCAGGTTTGGCACCGTCGGCAAGTCCACCCCGGAGTTCATCGTCTCCCGGCTGGTCGCCAACGCCGGCGACCCGATCGAACGGAGCAGTTTCGAGACGCTGGCCCAGGCCGTCGGCGAGGAGGCCGTCCAGCGGACCCTCTCGGACGCGATGTGGACCGACGACGCCTGA
- a CDS encoding double zinc ribbon domain-containing protein: MSDASTTQSVECPICGDEFDPTVAGGWCTNTECGEWQYTEESTEAGTTDAAGESDDDLVSPEADEADEDTESVDLFEASDDEADDGGVDDVALATDEDDGGVDDVGVEAEGADGVAATTDDAADETVEGEFEEGDDGDDTTDAAESDGVEGADAGDVADTTEATESDAVADDAAEAVEAEDADETVEAEDAAEAADGDDVAEAVDADETVDDSAEKATDEADTIDCPDCGAELDAEANFCAECGSDVSNVSPGDADELDACPGCGTDVEPEDNFCVNCGEDLDAHRGGDADEHDDAIDALEATSDDGPVAVPDSLVLEIEGREIHVDDGDTVGREIRAALTEAGRPDDEAVRIHREHVRFVREGESFYLLDLGDNPTQLNGKTLQKGDREPVAPGDEIELSGVASVTVGAP; the protein is encoded by the coding sequence ATGTCAGACGCGAGCACCACACAATCAGTCGAGTGTCCTATCTGTGGGGACGAATTCGACCCTACGGTCGCGGGCGGCTGGTGTACGAACACGGAGTGCGGTGAGTGGCAGTACACCGAAGAGAGCACCGAAGCAGGGACAACAGACGCGGCCGGTGAATCGGACGACGACCTCGTCTCCCCCGAAGCGGACGAGGCGGACGAAGACACCGAGTCCGTCGATCTCTTCGAGGCGTCGGACGACGAGGCCGACGACGGCGGGGTCGACGACGTAGCGCTGGCGACCGACGAGGACGACGGCGGGGTCGACGATGTAGGGGTTGAAGCCGAGGGGGCCGACGGTGTCGCGGCGACAACTGACGACGCGGCCGACGAAACCGTCGAGGGGGAATTCGAGGAGGGTGACGACGGAGACGATACGACTGACGCAGCCGAATCCGACGGGGTCGAGGGCGCCGACGCGGGCGACGTGGCCGACACGACTGAAGCTACCGAATCTGACGCTGTGGCGGACGACGCGGCCGAGGCGGTCGAAGCGGAAGACGCGGATGAGACGGTCGAAGCGGAAGACGCGGCCGAGGCAGCCGACGGGGACGACGTGGCCGAAGCGGTCGACGCGGACGAGACGGTCGACGACAGCGCCGAGAAGGCGACCGACGAGGCCGACACCATCGACTGTCCGGACTGCGGGGCCGAACTCGACGCCGAGGCAAACTTCTGTGCCGAGTGCGGGTCGGACGTCTCGAACGTCTCGCCGGGCGACGCCGACGAACTCGACGCCTGCCCCGGCTGCGGGACCGACGTCGAGCCCGAGGACAACTTCTGTGTGAACTGCGGCGAGGACCTCGACGCCCACCGCGGGGGCGACGCCGACGAACACGACGACGCCATCGACGCGCTCGAAGCCACCAGCGACGACGGGCCGGTGGCGGTTCCCGACTCGCTCGTCCTGGAGATTGAGGGGCGGGAGATACACGTCGACGACGGCGACACGGTCGGCCGCGAGATACGCGCCGCGCTCACCGAGGCCGGGCGTCCGGACGACGAGGCCGTCCGTATCCACCGCGAACACGTGCGGTTCGTCCGCGAGGGCGAGAGCTTCTATCTGCTTGACCTGGGCGACAACCCGACCCAGCTCAACGGGAAGACGCTCCAGAAGGGCGACCGCGAGCCGGTCGCACCGGGCGACGAAATCGAGCTCTCGGGCGTCGCCTCGGTGACCGTCGGGGCGCCCTGA
- a CDS encoding vWA domain-containing protein, producing the protein MTANVVTDVNRPYVPAGGAKLTAEIEVEPGEQEVEPVRHIALCIDSSGSMYEGGNMDRARGGAEWVFGLLNDDDYVSIVAFDTEVDVVLDATRWGDISREDAVEKVHDIQAGGGTDMYQGLQAAADTLKGLPSGKNTARRVLLLSDGKDNTHDPPEFETLAREIDSAGIRIKSAGIGEDYRSETIRKLGSVARGDWTHLQASGDIEQFFGDAVEEAGSVVAPDAELELDIADGVEVSEVYRALPQTQEVSPEWQANSAVIKLPDLLDRETQRVVLKVHAPERPLGEHGLADVALSAGGETATATLSVEYTDDEEKLQHHNEDIDIDHKQTVIQTELGKGNVAEAQTQIEQMTRIHGAETEAVKSAERQTEIVMEGGREEQSRATKIVTDEGIQK; encoded by the coding sequence ATGACAGCGAACGTCGTGACCGACGTGAACCGACCCTACGTTCCCGCCGGTGGGGCGAAGCTGACGGCCGAAATCGAAGTAGAGCCGGGCGAGCAGGAGGTCGAGCCCGTCCGGCACATCGCGCTGTGTATCGATTCGAGCGGGTCGATGTACGAAGGGGGGAACATGGACCGCGCTCGGGGCGGCGCCGAGTGGGTGTTCGGACTCCTGAACGACGACGACTACGTCTCCATCGTCGCGTTCGACACGGAGGTCGACGTCGTGCTGGACGCGACCCGCTGGGGCGACATCTCCCGGGAGGACGCGGTCGAGAAGGTCCACGACATCCAGGCCGGCGGCGGGACGGACATGTACCAGGGGCTACAGGCCGCCGCGGACACGCTCAAGGGCCTCCCGTCCGGCAAGAACACCGCGCGGCGGGTCCTGTTGCTGTCGGACGGCAAGGACAACACTCACGACCCGCCGGAGTTCGAGACGCTCGCCCGCGAGATAGACAGCGCCGGCATCCGCATCAAGTCGGCGGGCATCGGCGAGGACTACCGCAGCGAGACCATACGGAAGCTCGGCAGCGTCGCACGGGGCGACTGGACGCATCTGCAGGCGTCGGGCGACATCGAGCAGTTCTTCGGCGACGCCGTCGAGGAGGCCGGCAGCGTCGTCGCCCCCGACGCCGAGCTCGAACTCGACATCGCCGACGGCGTCGAGGTCAGCGAGGTGTACCGCGCGCTGCCCCAGACCCAGGAGGTCTCGCCGGAGTGGCAGGCAAACAGCGCCGTCATCAAGCTCCCGGACCTGCTGGACCGGGAGACACAGCGGGTCGTCCTGAAGGTCCACGCGCCGGAGCGGCCGCTGGGCGAGCACGGCCTCGCGGACGTGGCCCTCTCGGCGGGCGGCGAGACGGCGACGGCGACCCTCTCCGTTGAGTACACGGACGACGAGGAGAAGCTCCAGCACCACAACGAGGACATCGACATCGACCACAAACAGACGGTCATCCAGACCGAGCTGGGCAAGGGCAACGTCGCGGAGGCCCAGACTCAGATAGAGCAGATGACCCGCATCCACGGCGCCGAGACGGAGGCGGTCAAGTCCGCCGAGCGCCAGACCGAGATAGTCATGGAGGGCGGCCGCGAGGAGCAGAGCCGGGCCACGAAGATTGTCACGGACGAGGGCATCCAGAAGTGA
- a CDS encoding zinc ribbon domain-containing protein yields the protein MTDRPPAVELRRSVAVLATEWWLVVGGLAGYLVFGAWVVATGLAFDSFVPGLAARSLTAVGPLTVTGLVAFAAVAWLVAPAMVAAWLLDRQLSNVSGNLVDQYRIDHPGVLPAPSGVLMLAATVTALVAGPRPPVLAVMALAGVHLLVRTIAFGRRVYSFSPKPLFTAMAAVSGLALAAAWLVHAPRLPGTVGERVAGAGVASVVETALGAAGVGSGTALGVLVAVPALLSGLYLVVQTVVAARVRSRAPLSNPTKRAEQRYPIMPPVADSSRPGPPTPSANDDSQQATTEPSSEPATDERTADAADTDESAVTTEESDDRSHTRVFTAEEPIPDDEDAMTTVATDADEDDDGWVDDTAIFSPDGATGSDDECGECGEEIPRESVTFCPNCGERVRR from the coding sequence ATGACGGACCGCCCCCCTGCCGTGGAACTCCGCCGTTCCGTCGCTGTGCTCGCTACCGAGTGGTGGCTCGTCGTCGGCGGTCTCGCCGGCTATCTTGTCTTTGGGGCGTGGGTGGTAGCGACCGGACTCGCGTTCGATTCGTTCGTGCCCGGACTCGCCGCGAGGAGCCTCACGGCCGTCGGTCCCCTAACGGTGACCGGCCTGGTCGCCTTCGCGGCGGTCGCGTGGCTGGTCGCGCCCGCGATGGTCGCCGCGTGGCTGCTCGACCGACAGCTCTCGAACGTGAGCGGCAATCTGGTGGACCAGTACCGCATCGACCACCCCGGAGTCCTGCCGGCGCCGTCCGGCGTTCTCATGCTGGCAGCGACCGTCACCGCGCTCGTCGCCGGCCCGCGACCGCCCGTCCTCGCCGTCATGGCCCTCGCGGGCGTCCACCTGCTGGTCCGGACGATAGCGTTCGGCCGTCGCGTCTACAGCTTCTCCCCGAAACCGTTGTTTACCGCGATGGCCGCGGTGAGCGGACTGGCGCTGGCGGCCGCATGGCTCGTCCACGCGCCGCGGCTACCGGGCACGGTCGGCGAGCGGGTCGCCGGTGCGGGTGTCGCCTCGGTGGTCGAGACGGCGCTGGGCGCCGCGGGCGTCGGCTCGGGGACGGCCCTGGGCGTTCTGGTCGCCGTGCCGGCGCTGCTCTCGGGGCTGTATCTCGTGGTCCAGACGGTCGTCGCTGCCCGGGTCCGGTCGCGGGCGCCGCTGTCGAACCCGACAAAGCGGGCCGAGCAGCGTTATCCCATCATGCCGCCGGTCGCCGACAGCTCCCGGCCCGGACCGCCGACGCCGTCCGCTAACGATGACTCCCAACAGGCGACGACGGAGCCGTCATCCGAACCTGCTACTGACGAACGGACCGCGGATGCCGCGGACACGGACGAGTCCGCGGTGACGACCGAGGAGTCCGACGACCGTTCACACACTCGCGTGTTCACGGCCGAGGAGCCGATTCCGGACGACGAGGACGCGATGACGACCGTCGCGACCGACGCCGACGAGGACGACGACGGCTGGGTCGACGACACCGCCATCTTCTCGCCCGACGGGGCGACCGGGTCCGACGACGAGTGCGGCGAGTGCGGCGAGGAGATTCCGCGCGAATCGGTGACTTTCTGCCCGAACTGCGGCGAGCGCGTCCGGCGCTGA
- a CDS encoding PP2C family protein-serine/threonine phosphatase, with product MRYTTNYDIGDRKRGQGINEDSLSVTVFEQGHRDGYLGKTRPPRIRRRTDESADEEGDADGPASDEETDADGPTSEAPAETDDAAGAEPAAVAAAIDRAEADDDEAAETAEPSVEPDDAGGGGSEPDETAEDDREATDGAAELPANRSAGVFVLADGAGGHDAGDAASYIATTVVAENLAPVAINAVRSHPEEFDIDISPDVLPEPLGPEDIQTGLENAIIKAHREIIRYADDSGTKSYTTVVAGVYADGQLHLGWVGDSRAYLVNDAREEIVRLTKDHAVVEEWADQGEIDDVEAHVHPDGNQITRALGGSGHEDPDRAMVEVDTRSVRLFAEDTVLATSDGLIDAQTDAPELYEEYLEADRSAEMAETVRDAVVTDEEIRDVLLSADSLDDAAAEYVTLANERGGKDNISVLLFEDGTLPSTPSGGIPVRAADPDVDLSERDTVIITED from the coding sequence ATGCGATACACCACGAATTACGACATCGGCGACCGGAAGCGCGGACAGGGAATCAACGAGGACAGCCTCTCGGTGACGGTCTTCGAACAGGGACATCGGGACGGCTATCTGGGGAAGACGAGACCGCCCAGAATCCGCAGGCGCACGGACGAGTCGGCGGACGAGGAGGGGGACGCGGACGGACCAGCGTCGGACGAGGAGACGGATGCAGACGGACCAACGTCGGAGGCGCCGGCGGAGACCGACGACGCGGCGGGGGCGGAACCGGCGGCCGTGGCGGCCGCCATCGACCGGGCCGAGGCGGACGACGACGAGGCCGCCGAGACCGCGGAGCCATCGGTGGAGCCGGACGACGCCGGCGGAGGAGGCTCCGAGCCAGACGAGACAGCCGAGGATGACCGGGAAGCCACCGACGGGGCGGCGGAGCTGCCGGCCAACCGCTCGGCGGGCGTGTTCGTGCTGGCCGACGGCGCGGGCGGTCACGACGCGGGCGACGCCGCCTCCTACATCGCGACGACGGTCGTCGCGGAGAACCTCGCGCCGGTGGCCATCAACGCCGTGCGCAGCCACCCCGAGGAGTTCGATATCGACATCAGCCCGGACGTGCTTCCCGAGCCGCTCGGCCCCGAGGACATCCAGACCGGGCTGGAGAACGCCATCATCAAGGCCCACCGGGAGATCATCCGCTACGCCGACGACTCGGGCACCAAGTCCTACACGACGGTCGTCGCCGGCGTCTACGCCGACGGCCAGCTGCACCTGGGATGGGTCGGCGACAGCCGCGCGTACCTCGTCAACGACGCACGCGAGGAAATCGTCCGGCTCACCAAGGACCACGCCGTCGTCGAGGAGTGGGCCGACCAGGGTGAGATAGACGACGTCGAGGCCCACGTCCATCCGGACGGAAACCAGATAACCCGGGCGCTCGGCGGGTCGGGCCACGAGGACCCCGACCGCGCGATGGTCGAGGTCGACACCCGCTCGGTCCGGCTGTTCGCCGAGGACACCGTGCTGGCCACGAGCGACGGGCTCATCGATGCCCAGACCGACGCGCCCGAGCTCTACGAGGAGTACCTCGAGGCCGACCGGTCGGCCGAGATGGCCGAGACCGTCCGCGACGCGGTCGTCACGGACGAGGAGATACGCGACGTGTTACTCTCGGCGGACTCGCTGGACGACGCGGCCGCCGAGTACGTCACGCTCGCGAACGAGCGCGGGGGAAAGGACAACATCTCAGTGTTGCTGTTCGAGGACGGGACGCTGCCGTCGACCCCGAGCGGCGGCATACCGGTTCGTGCGGCCGATCCTGACGTTGATTTATCAGAACGGGACACCGTCATTATCACTGAGGACTAG
- a CDS encoding CopG family ribbon-helix-helix protein has protein sequence MTVVSVSMPESLLERIDEFADEHGYTGRSEIIREASRNLLGEFEDKRLEGRELMGIVTVLFDYDTTAVEEKMMHLRHEHEGLVASNFHSHVGEHRCMELFVLEGDLEEISAFVGKIRATKDTLNIDYSVVPVDEFGTLADME, from the coding sequence ATGACCGTCGTCAGCGTCTCCATGCCCGAATCGCTCCTCGAACGCATCGACGAGTTCGCCGACGAACACGGCTACACCGGCCGCAGCGAGATAATTCGGGAGGCCAGCCGGAACCTGCTCGGCGAGTTCGAGGACAAGCGCCTCGAAGGCCGGGAGCTGATGGGTATCGTCACCGTCCTGTTCGACTACGACACCACGGCCGTCGAGGAGAAGATGATGCATCTGCGCCACGAACACGAGGGGCTCGTCGCCTCGAACTTCCACAGCCACGTCGGCGAACACCGCTGTATGGAGCTGTTCGTACTGGAGGGGGACCTCGAAGAGATTTCGGCCTTCGTGGGCAAGATTCGCGCGACCAAGGACACGCTGAACATCGATTACTCCGTCGTCCCCGTCGACGAGTTCGGGACGCTGGCCGATATGGAGTAG
- a CDS encoding FHA domain-containing serine/threonine-protein kinase, which yields MPWEPEPGDVIAGRYELEEFLGKGGFAKAYKATDRDTGDTVVLKHPNYTESQNDESVIEEYFGKEAESLERIAAAGGHENVMDLYDTVRFRDVPFLVVELVEGGLELDTVIDKHGPIEDTEQVRQIGIDLADAMGFLHENEIVYRDLKPENVMLKPDITPTLIDFNTATGFDSTGDPSTGNQGTTILGPFKPREVAEASRTDVRQGPWSDVYSIGKILLFLLKGSVPKKDGVNPHDFGADCDDYLAEIVERATQSDYRHRYRNATVLRDVLEDKDPSPPATAAIRYIQAGRQFTVEPGDTIGREGANGPPASITIEDPQGEYISSVQVQFESEGGEWYLVDRSLNGTFVQQGSGWQRVLCGAGRDRLKEKGEDYTDRHGEEPPESIRLEDGDLISLVHPTYGVTFEFQSE from the coding sequence ATGCCGTGGGAACCCGAACCGGGCGACGTCATCGCCGGCCGGTACGAGCTCGAGGAGTTCCTCGGCAAGGGCGGGTTCGCGAAGGCGTACAAGGCGACCGACAGGGACACCGGCGACACGGTCGTCCTGAAACACCCGAACTACACCGAGTCACAGAACGACGAGTCGGTCATCGAGGAGTACTTCGGGAAGGAGGCCGAGTCGCTGGAACGCATCGCCGCGGCGGGCGGCCACGAGAACGTGATGGACCTCTACGACACGGTCCGGTTCCGCGATGTCCCCTTCCTCGTCGTCGAACTCGTTGAGGGCGGCCTCGAACTCGATACGGTAATCGACAAGCACGGCCCGATAGAGGACACGGAGCAGGTCCGCCAGATAGGTATCGACCTTGCGGACGCGATGGGCTTTCTCCACGAGAACGAGATCGTCTACCGGGACCTGAAGCCCGAGAACGTCATGTTGAAGCCCGACATCACGCCGACGCTCATCGACTTCAACACGGCGACGGGCTTCGACTCGACGGGCGACCCGTCCACGGGGAACCAGGGGACGACCATCCTCGGCCCGTTCAAACCCCGCGAGGTCGCGGAGGCGAGCCGAACCGACGTGCGCCAGGGGCCGTGGTCAGACGTCTACTCCATCGGGAAGATTCTACTGTTCCTGCTGAAGGGGTCGGTCCCGAAGAAGGACGGCGTCAACCCGCACGACTTCGGCGCCGACTGCGACGACTACCTGGCCGAAATCGTCGAGCGAGCGACCCAGTCGGACTACCGCCACCGCTACCGGAACGCGACCGTCCTGCGGGATGTCCTAGAGGACAAGGACCCCTCCCCGCCCGCGACGGCCGCCATCCGGTATATCCAGGCGGGCCGGCAGTTCACCGTCGAGCCGGGCGATACAATCGGTCGCGAGGGGGCCAACGGCCCGCCGGCCTCTATCACCATCGAGGACCCACAGGGGGAGTACATCTCGTCGGTGCAGGTGCAGTTCGAGTCCGAGGGCGGCGAGTGGTATCTGGTCGACCGGAGCCTCAACGGGACGTTCGTCCAGCAGGGGTCGGGGTGGCAGCGGGTGCTGTGCGGGGCCGGCCGCGACCGGCTCAAGGAGAAAGGCGAGGACTACACGGACCGTCACGGCGAGGAGCCGCCCGAATCCATTCGGCTGGAAGACGGCGACCTCATCTCGCTCGTCCACCCGACCTACGGCGTCACGTTCGAGTTCCAATCGGAGTAA